The Takifugu flavidus isolate HTHZ2018 chromosome 17, ASM371156v2, whole genome shotgun sequence genome contains a region encoding:
- the xrcc2 gene encoding DNA repair protein XRCC2 has product MTESGAQLFARLEARRCLKDIEPRLFPAHGGPEHGDVVELHGPEGTGKTELLYHLLCRCVMPTAAGGLEVEVIFVDTDYSLDMLRLVSILDRRLSEAHSSGAASAAAPELALRSCLSRLLVVHCSSSSQLVLTLHLLETSFLSRPGLALLLIDSISAFYWLDRSEGGGSTTKQEEKLSKCSLLLARLLRDYRITVFATCHAIRRNFAGLPASSDSARPHLCRSWQRLVKHRLLCSREETVDSMSDSVKGDKGERRRQVFGVQYTSPSLPSHRSSSFYVSDGGVQFV; this is encoded by the exons ATGACAGAAAGTGGCGCTCAG CTCTTTGCTCGGTTAGAAGCTCGTCGCTGTCTGAAGGACATCGAACCTCGTCTGTTTCCCGCCCATGGCGGACCCGAGCACG GTGACGTGGTGGAGCTGCATGGCCCAGAGGGAACAG GTAAGACGGAGCTGCTGTATCACCTGTTGTGTCGCTGCGTGATGCCCACGGCTGCTGGAggcctggaggtggaggtgataTTTGTGGACACCGACTACAGCCTGGACATGCTGCGCCTGGTCAGCATCCTGGACAGAAGACTGAGCGAAG CTCACTCTTCGGGCGCCGCCTCAGCTGCTGCCCCTGAGTTAGCGTTACGTTCTTGTCTGTCTCGCCTCCTGGTGGtccactgctcctcctcctctcagctcgtCCTCACGCTCCACCTCCTGGAGACGTCGTTTCTATCGCGGCCAGGCCTGGCGCTCCTCCTCATCGACAGCATCTCTGCGTTCTACTGGCTGGACCGCAGTGAGGGTGGGGGCAGCACCAccaagcaggaggagaaactcAGCAAGTGCTCACTCCTGCTGGCCCGTCTGCTCAG GGACTACCGGATCACTGTGTTTGCCACATGCCACGCCATCAGGAGGAACTTCGCCggacttcctgcctcctccGATTCTGCCCGGCCCCATCTGTGTCGCTCATGGCAACGGCTGGTGAAACACCGGCTGTTGTGTTCTCGAGAGGAGACAGTGGACAGTATGTCTGACTCGGTAAAAGGCGATAAGGGGGAAAGGCGACGGCAGGTCTTCGGCGTCCAGTACACCTCGCCCTCTCTGCCGTcccacaggagcagcagcttttaTGTATCGGATGGAGGAGTCCagtttgtttga